Proteins from one Brevibacillus humidisoli genomic window:
- a CDS encoding lysophospholipid acyltransferase family protein has protein sequence MKYYILFRTFFRWLFSVFYRWQVIGAEHIPKKGPVILCANHISNLDPPLLGSGIERQVHFMAKEELFRIPILSFLITQFGAFPVRRGAGDRAAIRATLEVLQQGKILGIFPEGSRSKTGQLKPGQPGAAMFALRSEAQVVPVAIIGPFRLFRPVKIVYGQPIDLSRFRQGKSNSNTLREVTELIMQQIQQLIDQNKS, from the coding sequence GTGAAATACTACATACTCTTCCGAACATTTTTTCGATGGCTTTTTTCTGTGTTCTACCGATGGCAAGTTATTGGCGCCGAACATATACCTAAGAAAGGCCCGGTAATTCTTTGCGCCAATCACATTAGCAACCTCGACCCTCCACTGCTGGGTTCCGGGATTGAGCGTCAAGTGCACTTCATGGCAAAAGAAGAGCTGTTTCGCATCCCGATCCTCTCCTTTTTGATAACCCAATTCGGGGCGTTTCCGGTACGACGCGGAGCGGGTGACCGGGCAGCGATTCGCGCCACCCTGGAAGTTCTGCAGCAAGGGAAAATTTTGGGGATCTTTCCGGAGGGATCACGCAGCAAAACGGGGCAGTTGAAACCAGGGCAGCCCGGCGCCGCCATGTTTGCGCTCAGATCTGAAGCACAGGTTGTGCCGGTAGCCATCATAGGCCCATTCCGACTGTTCCGACCCGTCAAGATCGTCTACGGTCAGCCGATTGATCTGAGCCGATTCAGGCAGGGGAAGTCGAATTCCAACACACTACGGGAAGTAACGGAACTAATCATGCAGCAGATACAGCAGTTGATTGATCAGAACAAATCATAA
- the cmk gene encoding (d)CMP kinase, which translates to MNIAIDGPAGAGKSTVAQMVAERLGHVYIDTGAMYRALAWAVDHHGIPVEDEAAVATLLGESTIALKRTEQGQIVLWNDQDITTEIRTPRVSQYASIVASYPLVREQMLHLQRAMASDGNVVMDGRDIGTHVLPDADVKIFLTASIEERAGRRMAELQQKGISADLESLKQEIAERDKRDSERKAAPLRQAEDAHLIDTTGLGLSQVVDRVMQICKQTGEQDS; encoded by the coding sequence ATGAACATTGCAATTGACGGACCAGCAGGGGCAGGTAAGAGCACGGTGGCGCAGATGGTAGCAGAGCGCCTCGGTCATGTATACATCGATACTGGTGCTATGTATCGTGCTTTGGCTTGGGCTGTTGACCATCACGGGATACCCGTGGAGGATGAAGCGGCTGTCGCTACACTGCTTGGCGAATCAACCATTGCACTAAAGCGAACAGAGCAGGGCCAGATTGTCCTGTGGAATGATCAGGACATTACGACAGAGATCCGTACGCCGAGAGTGAGTCAATACGCATCGATTGTCGCCAGCTACCCACTGGTTCGGGAGCAGATGCTTCATCTGCAGCGAGCGATGGCGTCTGATGGCAATGTTGTAATGGACGGGCGTGATATCGGGACACATGTTCTCCCAGACGCCGACGTCAAGATTTTTTTGACTGCCTCGATTGAAGAGCGTGCTGGGCGACGAATGGCAGAGCTGCAGCAAAAAGGGATTTCAGCGGATCTGGAGTCTTTGAAGCAGGAGATCGCAGAGCGAGACAAGCGGGACAGTGAGCGAAAAGCAGCGCCGCTCAGGCAGGCGGAAGATGCTCATCTCATCGATACGACTGGACTTGGTTTGAGTCAAGTAGTTGACCGTGTGATGCAAATCTGCAAACAGACGGGTGAACAGGACTCGTGA
- the ypeB gene encoding germination protein YpeB gives MVYGVVSRVLFPVAVVALVGAGVWGYQEHNEKNSILIKAENQYQRAFHDLSYSINKLNDELGKSLVINSQRQATPCLTNVWRLAYQAQSDVGQLPLTLMPFNNTEEFLAKVADFSYGVAVRDLNKQPLSDQEYNTLKSLYNHSKEIQQQLQHVQTKVIDKQLRWMDVETTLASDDKKSDNTIIDGFRTIDRQVQEFDEVDWGVSIQNLEKKKTERMKGLSGRRISKQEAEQIARRFLSGKQRIATIQGAKVEVDENGKGETYNAYSVRFTPKDGKDTIHLDVTKRGGKVVWLLNERDVEKPKLTLAQAETSAQKFLQAHGYGRMVAAETDAYQGLGVFTFVPQQNGVRIYPDAVTVKVALDDGNVVGFHAAEYLYNHKQRALPKPKLTAQQARQRINPRLQVNQPQLALIEGKRDGKEVLCYEFQTKFEDNVYMIYINALTGEEEEIVKMAVENLQESV, from the coding sequence ATGGTTTATGGAGTTGTGAGTCGCGTACTTTTTCCGGTAGCGGTCGTGGCACTGGTTGGCGCTGGTGTCTGGGGATATCAAGAGCACAATGAGAAAAACTCGATCTTGATCAAAGCAGAAAACCAGTACCAGCGGGCGTTTCACGATCTATCCTACTCAATCAACAAATTAAACGATGAATTGGGCAAATCCTTGGTCATCAATTCACAGCGTCAGGCAACACCCTGCTTGACCAACGTTTGGAGACTGGCTTATCAGGCGCAGTCCGACGTCGGGCAACTACCCCTCACGCTCATGCCTTTCAATAATACGGAAGAGTTTTTGGCCAAGGTCGCCGACTTCTCATATGGAGTAGCCGTTCGCGACTTGAATAAGCAGCCTTTGTCTGACCAAGAGTACAATACACTGAAAAGCCTTTACAACCATTCGAAAGAGATCCAGCAACAGTTGCAGCACGTACAGACGAAAGTGATTGACAAGCAGTTGCGTTGGATGGACGTAGAAACAACGCTGGCTTCCGACGACAAAAAGTCGGATAACACGATCATAGACGGTTTCCGTACCATCGACAGACAGGTGCAAGAGTTTGATGAAGTGGACTGGGGAGTCAGCATTCAGAACCTGGAAAAGAAAAAGACAGAGCGCATGAAGGGTCTCAGTGGACGCCGCATCAGCAAGCAGGAAGCAGAACAGATAGCCCGCCGTTTCCTGAGTGGGAAGCAGCGGATCGCAACCATTCAAGGGGCCAAAGTGGAAGTTGATGAGAACGGCAAAGGCGAAACGTATAATGCTTATAGTGTTCGCTTTACGCCGAAGGACGGCAAGGATACCATCCATCTCGATGTCACCAAGCGTGGCGGCAAAGTTGTCTGGTTGTTGAATGAACGTGATGTCGAGAAGCCCAAGCTCACGCTTGCACAAGCGGAAACGAGCGCACAAAAGTTTCTGCAGGCGCACGGGTACGGCCGTATGGTTGCAGCGGAAACAGATGCTTATCAAGGGTTGGGCGTGTTTACCTTTGTCCCCCAACAGAATGGAGTACGCATCTATCCTGACGCAGTAACTGTCAAAGTAGCCTTGGATGACGGGAATGTGGTTGGTTTCCACGCTGCCGAATACCTGTACAATCACAAACAAAGGGCACTGCCGAAACCAAAATTGACGGCACAGCAAGCACGCCAAAGGATCAACCCGCGACTGCAGGTCAACCAGCCGCAGCTTGCCCTGATCGAAGGGAAACGAGATGGCAAAGAGGTACTCTGCTACGAGTTTCAGACCAAGTTCGAAGACAACGTGTACATGATCTACATCAATGCGCTGACCGGTGAGGAAGAAGAGATCGTCAAGATGGCAGTGGAAAATCTGCAGGAGAGTGTATAA
- a CDS encoding asparaginase, with the protein MKHVLVINTGGTIAMSADSLERIKPLDDQAVSSFLPHLTRYAKVTMLNYANLPSPHITPRFMNELRRRIIQEMQVAQYDGIVVTHGTDTLEETAYFLDLTLPLTVPVVVTGAMRSSNELGADGPVNLISSVRTAIDPASWNKGVLVVFNDEIHAARHVTKTHTSNVATFQSPQYGPIGTVTKRSVLYHHAPLVREYYPIEELDATVPVIKAVAGMDPRWLSFLLDQPVDGVVIEALGLGNLPPAILPTLQQVLQKGVPIVVVSRCFNGQVQDVYDYEGGGRQLREMGMIFSNGLNGQKARIKLMVALQESNNRSQLELYFER; encoded by the coding sequence ATGAAACATGTTCTTGTGATCAATACAGGTGGAACGATTGCCATGTCAGCTGACTCGTTGGAACGCATTAAACCGTTGGACGATCAAGCTGTAAGCAGTTTTTTGCCGCATCTTACCCGTTATGCCAAGGTGACGATGTTGAACTACGCCAACCTGCCCAGCCCGCATATTACGCCTCGTTTTATGAACGAGCTGCGCAGGCGAATCATTCAGGAAATGCAGGTAGCGCAATACGATGGGATCGTTGTGACACATGGTACCGACACACTGGAAGAAACAGCCTACTTCCTTGATTTAACGCTGCCGTTGACTGTACCTGTTGTCGTGACCGGGGCGATGCGCAGCAGCAACGAACTAGGTGCGGACGGGCCTGTCAATCTCATCTCTTCGGTTCGAACAGCGATTGATCCAGCAAGTTGGAACAAAGGGGTACTGGTTGTGTTTAACGATGAGATACACGCTGCCCGACACGTTACCAAGACCCACACCAGTAATGTGGCCACTTTTCAGTCTCCCCAGTATGGACCGATCGGTACGGTCACAAAGCGGAGCGTCTTGTATCATCACGCTCCACTGGTGCGGGAGTATTACCCGATAGAAGAGTTGGATGCTACTGTGCCCGTAATCAAAGCGGTAGCCGGGATGGACCCGCGCTGGCTGTCGTTTTTATTGGATCAGCCTGTCGATGGAGTCGTCATAGAAGCACTCGGCTTAGGCAATCTGCCTCCCGCCATCCTGCCCACTCTTCAGCAGGTGCTGCAAAAGGGTGTACCGATCGTTGTCGTCTCGCGCTGTTTTAATGGCCAGGTTCAAGATGTCTACGACTACGAAGGTGGTGGACGCCAACTGCGGGAAATGGGAATGATCTTCTCCAACGGGCTCAACGGTCAAAAAGCGCGGATCAAGCTGATGGTCGCCCTGCAGGAGTCAAACAACCGCAGCCAACTGGAGCTGTATTTTGAGCGGTGA
- a CDS encoding YphA family membrane protein yields MNEGIIALILQWSILCLVWMGALDRTLHHVKLSRRSTLAGLAAFMLCSFADWRLYFLSVEINLSGTVLPLLLAGRVWRSIGRANRAYVLAAAALCLALLFFVRKVLFMDPVLLLIDEWLLVPGLLMLIMLLLTRHQADQLLIMLLAFPLSDALYTLSFLGYATELVIGAPAAQDLLWCSFAMWVCITSVWLASRSRLTTVAFFQVPWFRWRTKPPSER; encoded by the coding sequence ATGAACGAAGGTATTATAGCGCTGATTTTGCAGTGGAGTATCCTCTGTCTGGTTTGGATGGGAGCCCTTGACCGTACCCTTCATCACGTAAAGCTGTCCCGCAGAAGTACATTGGCCGGGCTGGCGGCGTTTATGCTCTGTTCGTTTGCTGATTGGCGTCTTTATTTCTTGTCGGTTGAAATCAACCTAAGCGGGACGGTTCTCCCGCTGCTGCTGGCTGGACGGGTGTGGCGCTCTATTGGACGTGCCAACCGGGCTTATGTGTTGGCAGCCGCTGCATTATGCTTAGCTCTATTGTTCTTTGTTCGCAAGGTACTTTTCATGGACCCGGTTCTGCTGTTGATCGATGAGTGGTTGCTGGTTCCGGGATTGCTGATGCTGATCATGCTGCTCCTGACACGTCATCAGGCGGACCAACTCCTGATCATGCTGCTGGCGTTTCCTCTGTCTGACGCACTTTATACCCTTAGTTTTTTGGGGTATGCGACAGAGTTGGTGATTGGTGCTCCTGCCGCACAGGATCTGCTATGGTGCTCATTTGCCATGTGGGTATGCATCACTTCTGTATGGTTGGCCAGCCGCAGCAGACTGACTACCGTCGCTTTTTTTCAGGTGCCGTGGTTCCGCTGGCGGACCAAGCCGCCCTCGGAGCGGTGA
- the rpsA gene encoding 30S ribosomal protein S1, translating into MVEETSNSSSLTEVKTVSVGDILKAKVTKVEDKHALVDVGHKYDGIIPISELSSLHVEKVSDVVSVGDEFEVKVTKLNDDKEELVVSKRAVDAEKAWDDLVQKMETGEVFEATVKEVVKGGLVVDVGLRGFIPASMVERHFVEDFSDYKGRTLPLKVVELDREKNKVILSHKAVLEDEVSKKKEEVLNDLAPGQILEGTVQRLTDFGVFVDIGGVDGLVHISELAWERVEKPSDVVKEGDQVKVKVLKVDKENERISLSIKETQSGPWERAGEQFKAGDVVTGTVKRLVSFGAFVEIASGVEGLVHISQIANRHIATPGEVLKEGQEVQVKILDVNVSEQRISLSIRALEEERTEQAERASRKEHQAYQQENNQGLGVTLGDLFGDLRDKLK; encoded by the coding sequence ATGGTGGAAGAAACAAGCAACAGCTCAAGCCTGACTGAGGTGAAGACAGTCTCTGTCGGCGACATTTTAAAAGCGAAAGTAACCAAGGTTGAAGATAAACATGCTTTGGTTGATGTCGGACACAAATACGACGGGATTATCCCGATCAGTGAATTGTCCAGTCTTCACGTCGAAAAAGTTTCCGATGTCGTTTCTGTTGGTGACGAATTCGAGGTTAAAGTTACCAAGCTGAACGATGACAAAGAAGAGCTGGTGGTATCCAAACGAGCTGTCGACGCAGAAAAAGCGTGGGACGACCTGGTCCAAAAAATGGAAACGGGCGAAGTGTTTGAAGCAACCGTAAAAGAAGTGGTAAAAGGTGGACTCGTCGTCGATGTTGGTCTGCGAGGGTTTATCCCGGCATCGATGGTGGAGCGCCATTTCGTCGAAGATTTCTCCGATTACAAGGGTCGCACCCTCCCGCTCAAAGTCGTCGAACTGGACCGTGAGAAGAACAAGGTGATCCTCTCTCACAAAGCCGTACTGGAAGACGAAGTGAGCAAGAAAAAAGAAGAGGTGCTGAATGATCTGGCACCGGGACAAATCCTGGAAGGCACCGTACAGCGTCTAACCGATTTTGGTGTGTTTGTTGACATCGGTGGGGTAGACGGTCTGGTACACATCTCCGAATTGGCCTGGGAACGCGTCGAAAAGCCGTCTGACGTGGTGAAGGAAGGCGATCAGGTTAAGGTGAAAGTATTAAAGGTCGACAAGGAGAACGAACGTATCAGCCTTAGCATTAAAGAGACGCAGTCTGGTCCGTGGGAGAGAGCAGGCGAGCAGTTCAAAGCGGGTGATGTCGTTACTGGTACAGTGAAGCGACTGGTCAGCTTTGGAGCATTTGTTGAGATTGCGTCTGGTGTGGAAGGGTTGGTTCACATCTCGCAAATCGCCAACCGTCACATTGCTACACCAGGCGAGGTGCTGAAGGAAGGGCAAGAAGTACAGGTGAAAATCCTGGACGTCAATGTGTCCGAGCAGCGTATCAGCCTCAGCATTCGCGCACTGGAAGAGGAGCGGACTGAACAGGCGGAGCGCGCGAGTAGAAAAGAACACCAAGCGTATCAGCAGGAAAACAACCAAGGCTTGGGTGTTACGCTTGGCGATTTGTTCGGTGACTTGCGCGACAAACTAAAATAA
- the fni gene encoding type 2 isopentenyl-diphosphate Delta-isomerase: protein MSRSKRKWEHIQHALSPEHAPLQGLDEAQFVPDSLPNISYVNTVLSANLQELKLSSPVIINAMTGGSPETKAVNQKLALIAREKKLAMAVGSQMAALRNAELADSYQIVRRENPDGIVFANLGAEASAEEAMRAVEMLCADGLQLHLNVMQELLMPEGNRDFSEYRRNIERIANQLLAKAPHVPLMVKEVGFGMSRKTMRQLYEAGVAIIDVGGAGGTNFARIENQRSEHPLVMFETWGLDTLQSLLEAGASQLDQLSFVATGGIRHGLDAAKALSLGASAVGMAGFFLRLVQHVSMEECLSRVDQLHHQLRVAMTALGAATLADLQKAPLTFSERITVWADQRGIDIRKYALRDVAGLL, encoded by the coding sequence ATGAGCCGATCAAAACGGAAATGGGAGCATATCCAGCATGCGCTCTCTCCTGAACACGCCCCCCTTCAGGGTTTGGACGAGGCACAGTTTGTCCCTGATAGTTTACCAAATATATCTTATGTAAACACTGTGTTGTCTGCCAACCTTCAGGAATTGAAGCTAAGCTCTCCCGTTATCATCAACGCCATGACCGGCGGTTCCCCTGAAACGAAAGCGGTCAATCAAAAGCTAGCCTTGATCGCTCGTGAAAAGAAGCTGGCGATGGCGGTTGGTTCACAAATGGCCGCTTTGCGAAATGCGGAACTAGCGGACAGCTACCAGATCGTGCGAAGAGAGAATCCTGATGGAATTGTGTTCGCCAACCTTGGAGCAGAGGCTTCCGCAGAAGAGGCCATGCGTGCCGTAGAGATGCTCTGTGCCGATGGACTGCAGCTCCACCTCAATGTGATGCAGGAACTGTTGATGCCAGAAGGGAATCGCGATTTCAGCGAGTATAGAAGAAATATCGAGCGAATCGCCAACCAACTGCTGGCAAAAGCACCCCATGTCCCGTTAATGGTAAAAGAAGTTGGTTTTGGGATGAGCCGCAAAACGATGCGCCAACTGTATGAAGCTGGCGTGGCCATCATCGATGTAGGCGGAGCAGGCGGAACCAATTTTGCCCGGATAGAGAATCAACGAAGTGAACATCCGCTTGTCATGTTTGAGACATGGGGCCTTGATACCCTGCAGAGTTTGTTAGAGGCAGGGGCAAGCCAACTGGATCAGCTATCGTTTGTTGCAACTGGCGGGATCCGTCACGGCCTTGATGCAGCAAAGGCCTTGTCGCTTGGGGCATCGGCTGTCGGGATGGCAGGCTTCTTTTTGAGGCTGGTTCAGCACGTATCGATGGAGGAGTGCCTCAGCCGGGTAGATCAGCTTCATCACCAGCTTCGTGTTGCGATGACAGCTTTGGGCGCTGCCACGCTTGCTGACCTGCAAAAAGCACCGCTTACTTTCTCTGAGAGGATCACTGTCTGGGCTGATCAGCGGGGGATTGACATCAGGAAGTATGCGTTGCGGGACGTGGCTGGCCTGTTATGA
- the prsW gene encoding glutamic-type intramembrane protease PrsW, giving the protein MIALIGAALAPGVALLSYFYLRDNLQPEPISMVVRSFLFGVLLVFPIMMLQYVIQVEWNLTNIWFQAIVASAFIEEFFKWLIVYYTAYKHIAFDEPYDGIVYAVAVSLGFATLENFFYLITNGLEMAFWRALLPVSGHALFGIFMGYSLGLGKFTRQRSVQLKRLLTALLLPAGMHAAYNLILLSGQYWIWLITPFMLFLWWRGLKKVELAHDFGSKTRNTRPD; this is encoded by the coding sequence ATGATTGCTCTCATCGGCGCTGCACTGGCGCCCGGTGTTGCCTTGCTCAGCTATTTTTACCTTCGAGACAACCTGCAGCCGGAGCCGATATCGATGGTGGTGCGCAGTTTTTTGTTCGGGGTTCTGCTTGTCTTTCCGATCATGATGCTGCAGTATGTGATTCAAGTAGAGTGGAACTTAACCAACATTTGGTTTCAAGCGATTGTGGCATCCGCTTTCATCGAAGAGTTTTTTAAATGGCTGATTGTGTACTACACCGCATACAAACACATTGCATTTGACGAACCGTATGACGGAATCGTCTACGCAGTTGCTGTGTCACTTGGCTTTGCAACGTTGGAGAACTTTTTTTACCTGATCACAAACGGACTGGAGATGGCTTTCTGGAGGGCGTTGCTCCCCGTTTCCGGCCATGCTCTCTTTGGTATCTTCATGGGCTACTCTTTGGGGCTTGGGAAGTTTACCAGGCAGCGCAGCGTTCAGCTCAAACGTTTGCTTACTGCCCTACTGCTGCCCGCTGGGATGCACGCTGCCTACAATCTGATTTTGCTTAGTGGCCAGTACTGGATCTGGTTGATTACGCCGTTTATGCTGTTTCTATGGTGGAGAGGCCTGAAAAAGGTAGAACTGGCCCACGATTTCGGTTCTAAAACCCGGAATACTCGTCCAGACTAA
- a CDS encoding PIG-L deacetylase family protein, which translates to MMKKQLLFVFAHPDDESFTSGVTIAKYSNSGAAVALLCATRGQAGSAGDPPLCSPGELPQVREREVRQAAEILGIHSVDVLDYEDKHLTNVPQEELVEKIQQAVKAYQPQIVVTFAPHGISGHPDHHAISQATTAAVKHLPENSPVKKLYYCTIPSTSPMPAGRTLYTDPYETITTEISAPEYIPIAARALLAHRTQHQSVESVFPGITQGDFHQVRHVNHYILAWHNLPEYTVTGKENDFFAGIASP; encoded by the coding sequence ATGATGAAAAAACAGCTATTGTTCGTATTTGCCCACCCTGACGATGAATCCTTCACCTCTGGGGTGACCATTGCCAAATACAGCAATTCTGGGGCGGCTGTTGCCCTACTCTGTGCGACCCGCGGTCAGGCCGGAAGCGCTGGCGATCCCCCTCTATGCAGCCCAGGTGAACTGCCTCAGGTGCGGGAACGGGAAGTACGACAAGCCGCTGAGATCCTAGGAATCCATTCCGTGGATGTACTTGACTACGAAGACAAACACTTGACCAACGTACCGCAGGAGGAGCTGGTCGAAAAGATTCAACAGGCCGTCAAAGCGTATCAGCCCCAGATTGTGGTTACCTTCGCGCCACATGGGATCTCCGGGCATCCTGATCATCACGCTATTTCACAAGCCACTACAGCAGCAGTTAAGCATTTGCCCGAAAACTCGCCTGTGAAAAAACTTTACTACTGTACCATTCCGTCCACCTCGCCGATGCCTGCAGGCCGCACCCTTTATACGGACCCTTACGAAACGATCACGACCGAAATCTCGGCACCGGAGTACATACCAATCGCGGCCCGTGCCCTGCTTGCCCACCGTACACAGCATCAGTCTGTCGAAAGTGTCTTTCCAGGAATTACGCAAGGAGATTTCCATCAGGTGCGTCATGTCAATCATTATATCCTAGCGTGGCACAATCTGCCCGAATACACGGTAACCGGGAAAGAGAACGACTTCTTTGCTGGGATTGCCTCGCCATGA
- a CDS encoding Glu/Leu/Phe/Val family dehydrogenase → MANHEVVTGNAQELDNPKESLNLLTSTQWVIKEALEKLGYQDAMYELLKEPLRVLTVRIPVRMDNGEVKVFTGYRAQHNDAVGPTKGGIRFHPEVTEDEVKALSIWMSLKAGIVDLPYGGGKGGIVCDPREMSFRELERLSRGYVRAISQLVGPTKDIPAPDVFTNSQIMAWMMDEYSRIREFDSPGFITGKPISLGGSHGRETATAKGVTICIREALKRRGIQLEGARVVVQGFGNAGSYLSKFMHDAGAKVVGISDAYGALHDPDGLDIDYLLDRRDSFGTVTKLFTNTITNKELLELDCDILVPAAIENQITAENAHNIKASIVVEAANGPTTLEATKILTERGILLVPDVLASSGGVTVSYFEWVQNNQGYYWSEEEVERKLEEVMVKAFDNVYQTAQTRRVDMRLAAYMVGVRKMAEASRFRGWV, encoded by the coding sequence ATGGCAAATCACGAAGTGGTAACCGGAAACGCCCAAGAGCTTGACAACCCGAAGGAGAGCTTAAACTTGCTCACTTCGACACAGTGGGTGATCAAGGAAGCTCTTGAGAAGCTAGGTTACCAGGACGCGATGTATGAGCTGCTAAAGGAACCTTTACGCGTCCTTACAGTTCGCATCCCGGTTCGGATGGACAACGGTGAGGTAAAAGTATTTACCGGTTACCGCGCTCAACACAATGATGCAGTGGGGCCGACCAAGGGTGGTATCCGCTTCCATCCAGAAGTGACAGAAGACGAAGTGAAAGCGCTTTCGATTTGGATGAGCTTAAAAGCTGGGATTGTCGATCTCCCATATGGAGGCGGGAAAGGAGGCATCGTCTGTGACCCGCGTGAGATGTCGTTCCGTGAACTGGAACGTCTGAGCCGTGGTTACGTGAGAGCGATTAGCCAACTGGTTGGGCCAACGAAAGATATCCCTGCACCTGATGTGTTCACCAATTCGCAGATTATGGCCTGGATGATGGATGAATACAGCCGGATTCGCGAATTCGATTCACCCGGCTTTATTACTGGAAAACCAATCTCTCTCGGTGGTTCTCACGGCCGTGAAACCGCTACGGCCAAAGGTGTGACGATCTGCATCAGAGAGGCATTAAAACGACGCGGGATTCAACTGGAAGGGGCACGCGTAGTCGTACAGGGGTTCGGTAATGCTGGCAGTTATTTATCCAAGTTTATGCACGATGCCGGGGCGAAAGTAGTCGGGATTTCTGATGCGTATGGAGCTCTGCATGATCCAGACGGACTGGACATCGACTATTTGCTGGACCGCCGGGATTCATTTGGTACGGTTACCAAGCTGTTTACCAACACCATCACCAATAAAGAATTGTTAGAATTAGATTGTGACATCCTGGTGCCGGCCGCGATTGAAAATCAAATCACCGCTGAGAATGCACACAATATCAAAGCCTCCATCGTGGTAGAGGCGGCTAATGGACCGACTACGCTGGAAGCGACCAAGATCCTGACTGAACGAGGCATTCTGCTTGTTCCTGACGTTTTGGCCAGTTCGGGCGGAGTCACCGTATCGTACTTTGAGTGGGTACAGAACAACCAGGGATACTACTGGTCGGAAGAGGAAGTAGAGCGCAAACTGGAAGAGGTTATGGTTAAGGCGTTTGACAATGTATACCAAACCGCCCAAACGAGGCGGGTGGACATGCGATTGGCTGCTTACATGGTCGGTGTCCGTAAAATGGCGGAAGCGTCTCGCTTTCGTGGTTGGGTATAA
- a CDS encoding flagellar brake protein, protein MIVLPRLGQVIWLRPHADNVQKSSQTFKSRIADVDGATAAMEIPTDEQTGRPGFFSQGTKWLVWYFGTDGSRYEFQTEVVGRRNENIPLVLIHIPDKNQFTRTQRRNFVRVDVNVEIAVKLEDKSRNYHFLTHTVDLSGGGLAITCPDTYHLIVGDRLKLWMALPMRSGVIEHVAAVGECTRIQEQESRSSRHFWISIKFVEISESDRAKIIRICFERQLEKHKILPETDQKEISG, encoded by the coding sequence TTGATTGTACTGCCGCGCTTGGGTCAAGTGATCTGGCTTCGTCCGCATGCTGATAATGTGCAAAAGAGCAGCCAAACTTTCAAATCACGGATTGCCGATGTGGATGGGGCAACCGCCGCGATGGAAATTCCGACAGATGAGCAGACTGGTCGTCCCGGTTTTTTTTCACAAGGAACCAAGTGGCTTGTCTGGTATTTCGGAACGGATGGATCGCGGTATGAGTTTCAGACAGAGGTAGTCGGAAGACGGAATGAAAACATTCCACTTGTGTTGATCCACATCCCTGACAAAAACCAATTCACGCGAACACAGCGGAGAAACTTTGTACGTGTGGATGTAAACGTGGAGATTGCCGTTAAGCTGGAAGACAAGTCGCGCAACTATCACTTCCTGACCCATACAGTCGACCTCAGCGGTGGAGGATTGGCGATCACCTGTCCTGATACGTACCACTTGATCGTCGGCGATCGGCTAAAGCTGTGGATGGCTCTACCTATGCGCTCAGGGGTCATTGAGCACGTAGCAGCTGTCGGTGAATGCACTCGGATTCAGGAACAAGAATCACGCAGCAGCCGTCATTTCTGGATATCAATCAAGTTTGTGGAGATTAGCGAGAGCGACCGCGCCAAAATCATTCGGATCTGTTTTGAGCGGCAGTTGGAAAAACATAAAATCCTTCCCGAAACCGATCAGAAGGAGATCAGCGGATGA
- a CDS encoding cell wall hydrolase, which yields MSKVRCTRWVLAALGLAGVISFAYIPVSSLVYSEQRNETVETIEWSAPAQKQQSTFHPSKISGNDLKLMANAVYGEARGEPYIGQVAIAAVILNRVKSSSFPDTPSGVIFEPRAFTAVADGQIWLTPNDQAKKAVQDALSGWDPSDGCTYYFNPATATSKWIWSRPQVKKIGKHIFCR from the coding sequence GTGAGCAAAGTGCGATGTACACGGTGGGTGTTAGCTGCACTTGGACTGGCAGGCGTGATCAGCTTCGCATACATACCCGTCTCTTCGTTGGTATACAGCGAACAGAGAAACGAGACGGTGGAGACGATCGAGTGGAGTGCCCCGGCCCAAAAGCAGCAATCGACCTTTCATCCGTCCAAGATATCCGGAAACGACCTCAAACTGATGGCGAACGCCGTATACGGGGAGGCACGGGGAGAACCGTATATAGGTCAGGTGGCGATTGCTGCAGTTATTCTTAACCGGGTAAAGAGCTCGTCTTTTCCCGACACACCATCGGGGGTGATTTTTGAACCGCGTGCCTTTACGGCCGTGGCTGACGGGCAGATCTGGTTAACCCCCAACGACCAGGCGAAAAAAGCGGTGCAGGATGCCCTCTCCGGATGGGATCCGTCAGATGGCTGTACGTATTACTTCAATCCTGCAACGGCGACATCCAAATGGATCTGGAGCAGACCCCAAGTGAAAAAAATCGGCAAACATATTTTCTGCCGTTAA